The Carassius auratus strain Wakin unplaced genomic scaffold, ASM336829v1 scaf_tig00214021, whole genome shotgun sequence genome contains a region encoding:
- the LOC113090820 gene encoding mediator of RNA polymerase II transcription subunit 10, giving the protein MAEKFDNLEEHLEKFVENIRQLGIIVSDFQPSSQTGLNQKLNFMISGLQDIEKCRQQLHDINVPLEVFEYIDQGRNPQLYTKECLERALAKNEQVKGKIDTLTKFKSLLISELGKVFPEEMAKYKAIHGEDPPS; this is encoded by the exons ATGGCCGAGAAGTTTGATAACCTCGAAGAACACCTCGAGAAATTCGTCGAAAACATACGACAGCTCGGAATTATTGTGAGTGACTTCCAGCCCAGCAGTCAAACAGGACTCAACCAGAAACT GAACTTTATGATCTCAGGACTGCAGGACATTGAGAAATGCCGACAGCAGCTGCATGATATCAACGTACCTCTGGAAGTGTTCGA GTACATTGACCAGGGTCGTAACCCTCAACTCTACACGAAGGAGTGTTTAGAAAGAGCTTTGGCTAAAAATGAGCAGGTTAAAGGAAAGATTGACACATTGACT AAATTTAAAAGCCTCCTCATTTCTGAGCTGGGCAAGGTTTTTCCTGAAGAGATGGCTAAATACAAGGCTATTCATGGAGAAGACCCTCCTTCATGA